A region of the Thermoplasmata archaeon genome:
CCACGGCCGCGAGGACGAAAACAACGCCCTCGGCTATGGCGAGTCCGTAGACGGAATTCATCTCCGCGCTCTTACCGAACTGGACCGGGAAGGCCGCCTGCATGCCCATCTGGAGGCCCACGATGCCCGCGGTTATGCAAACGATTACGATCAGCCAGACCATGCCCATCACTATGTACTGCCTGAGCACGTGGCCGTAATCGAAGTCCTTCAGGTTTTTTTCAATCGCCATCTCGCCTATCTCCCAGAACCTGCGAACGCCGTGCGTGTACTCGATGAAGAGGAGGAAGAAGATGGCGAACAGGAGGGACATGATGACCTCGACCTCGGTGATCGCCATCTCGCCAACGCTGAGCATGACGGGCCGGGCCGCCGCGCCCGCAACCATCAGAGAGACCGCGAGGATTGTGGTGATGTTGTTGAGCCTCCTGTTCCTCTGGTTGATGATGGCGATGAAGCCGCAGACGATGGCTCCAGCGGTGAGGCCGATTCCGACCACGGACTCAACAAAGAACCCGCCCGAGGCGACGAAAGAGGTAAGGATGCTCATCGACGCGGCGATGAACATGAATATCAGGGCCAGAATTCTTATGGTCCCGATCTCCCTGTATCGCTCCGCGACGTTGACCGGGGGCCTGCGGGCAGGTGCCTCGCCGGGCGGCGGCGCGGGCGCCGCGGGAGCGGTTGGCCTCGCCGGAGGCGCCTCTGGCGGTGGCGGCGGGCGCGCGGTGGGGGGCGCGGCCGCCGGGGGTCTCGGTGCGGGCGGTGGTGGTGGAGCTGCCATCTGTCTCACCCTCAGATACGCTTGGTCTCTCTCAGCACGGCCAGCAGGGGCGTCTTGGGGTCCCAGTCGATCACATTCGCGCCGTATCCCCTGAGGTCGGAGAGGAGAATCTCCCTCTCCAGCTTGAGAATCTCATAAGGCAGCGGGTCTCCGATGCCCTGCCGGGTCTTCGCCCGGGCCGCCATCTCGAACTCTATCGAGGAGGGGCAGATGATGATCACGGGGTACTCGAGCACCCTCAGGGTGCTGACGCCCTCCGCGAATGTGTCGTCGCCGTCGAGGCTCGAGATTATTAGTATCGGTGAGCGCTTGGGCAAGAAGGGCGCGGTATAGTCGACCACGCCCTTGAACGGCAGGTTTCCCTCAGGCTTCGCGCCCGCGAGCGCAGTCAGGACCTCGAAGAGTTGCTTCTGGCCGCTGCCCTGCTTGATCGTGAGGAGCTTCTCACCGTAGACGATCAGCCCCACGCTGTCGCGCCTCTTGAGGAAGAAGTTCGTCAGTGTTGCGGCGGCCCTCGCGCCGTACATTATCGCGTTGTTGGCCTCGGTGCCGTATTTTGAGAACTCCCTGGAATCGAGGATTATCACCACGTCCGACACTGCCTCGACCTCGTGCTCGTTGACCAGAAGCTTCCTCTTGCTCGCGTACTGCTTCCAGTTGATGTTCTTGAACGGGTCGCCGGGGAGGTAGTCTCGGACCAGGAAGAACTCGGAGCCCGGCCCGGGCCTCTTCACGGGCGTTGCGCCGGGGTAGAGTTTGAGCGAGCGGGCTTTGATGGTGATGTCCTTGATCTCCTCGATACGCGGGAAGACGGTGATGTTCTGGACATCCTCAATGTTGACCTCTTCATAGAAGAGCGCATATACGTCTTGCGAGCGGAGGGAGACGGGGCCGATCTGGTAGATTCCCCTCAGGGGGGCGACTATCCTGTAGCTGATGGTGGTCTTCTCCCCGCCCCTCAGGTCAACGATCAGGTAGTTGCTGCCGTCGCGGACGTCGAGCTGCTTGGGCACTTTGTCCCTGACCTCGAGGAAGCCGGTTCTCGTCAGGCTCTTGTTGTGTAGCGAGAGCTGCACGGTTATGTCGCCGTCCTCGAAGAGCTTCTCGCTCGAGAGCCTCCTCTGCGGTATGACCCTCGAGACTCTCACCAGAAAAAGGCTGACGAGGAGATAGGAGAGGAGCGCGACGCTCGTCATCTCGAGGGCGAGGTTCCTGAAAACGAGACCGAGGAAGGTCAGCGTGACTGCTAGTCCCAGCACCAGCACGCTCTTCTTGGTCCACATCTGAGTTCACATCCCTCTGTTTCCGCGCGCGGACTTTGGCGGGGGGCCGGGGCGGGCCGGCCCCCCCGGTCGGCCGCGATTACACGGCCGGGACGGGCACTTCCGCCAATATCTTCTTGAGGATGTCCTCGGGCAGCACGCCGCGGATTCTGGGCTCGGGCTTCAGTATCAGCCTGTGCTGGAGCGCGACAACCGCGACGAACTTTATGTCGTCTGGTGTGATGTAGTCCCGTCCGTTGATGACGGCGAAGGCGCGGCCCAGCTTGAACAGGGCCAGCGAGCCCCTCGGGCTCGAGCCGACCAGAACCCTCGGGTCCTCTCTTGTCCTGGTCACGATCTCGACGATGTAGGTCAGCAGGGCCGGGTCGACATGGACCTTCTCGACCACCTGCTGCATCTCGATGACCTTCTTGGGGTTGGTGATGACCTCGAGGTCCACGTCGTCCTTGCGCCTGAGCTCCCTGCGAATCAGAATCTCCTTCTCCTCCTCGCGGTTGGGGTACCCGACCGACATCTTCACCATGAACCTGTCGACCTGAGCCTCGGGCAGGGGGTAGGTCCCCTCCTGCTCGATCGGGTTCTGGGTCGCCATGACGATGAATGGCCGGGGCAGCTTGTGGGTCACGCCCTCGATGGTGACCTGCTTCTCCTGCATCGCCTCGAGCAGGGCGGCCTGCGTCTTCGGGGGCGCTCGGTTGATCTCGTCGGCGAGGAGGATGTTGGTGAATATCGGGCCGGGCCTGAACTTGAACTCGTTGTCCTTCTCGTCGTAGACGTACGTCCCCGTTATGTCTGCGGGGAGCAGGTCCGGCGTGAACTGGATGCGCTTGAAAGTGCACCCAAGCGCCTGTGCGAAGCAGTTCGCCATCAGCGTCTTGGCGAGCCCGGGGAAGTCCTCGAACAGCATGTGGCCGTTGGCGAGGATGGTGGTCGCGACCTTCAGGAGCACCTCGCTCTTCCCGATGATCGCCTTGGACACCTCGCCCATGAGGGCGCGGGCGGTCGTGGCGACCTCCTGTATCTCCGCCATCGTGGCTCCAGGAGCTCTCGGCATCGCCGGCGCCATTCTGGCTGGCGGGGCCGCGGGCCTCGGCGGGGGCGGCGGTGCGCCCGCCGGGGGCCTCGGCGGAGGCGCTTTCGGAGCGGGTGCGGGCATCGGTCTGGGTGCTCCCGGTGCTGGCCCGCTGGGGGCTGGCCCGGGACCCTGCGCGCTGGCTGGGTTTGGTGCCTGCGGGTTTATCATTTTCCTCACTTCCTTTCCTGTCTCTCCTTCGTCAGCAATCCCTTGATTTCGGGACATTCAGTTATGCTTCTCCCCTCCTCGCCACATCGCCTATCCCTTCCCCCACGCTCTCAGCTTCGCAGTGAGGGCGCGAATCTCCTCCGGAGTATAGACCCTCTGCTCGTTCAGCAGAAGCTCGTTCAGGTCGTGGTCTCGAACCATCTGAGCGATCTGGGCGGGCTTGAGGGCCCTCAGCTCGTCTTGGGTGAGGCTGTGAGTCGCCCTGACCTTGTTCAGCAGCGCCTTGCGTAGCCTCTCGACCTGCTGGCTCCTCGTGTCCGGAAGGGTGGCGCGCCTGTATATCGAGGATATGTCGAACTTGTGTATCCAGCTCTCCTTGTCCTTCGCCCTGACCACCACCACGGAGAGAATCAGCAGGATGCCTATGGACAGCAGGCCGGCCATCAGCGGGTCCGAGGTCACCACGGTGATCGCCTTCACGCTTCCGTAGACGGCCGAGGTGTAGCCCGAGGACTGCGGGTGCCGGCTCTCGTCGAAGAGTATCTTGCCACCGGCGGGGAGCATGTCATTCACGAGCGCCAGAATGAACTCCTGGTTGCTCCCGCTCATCACATTGAGGTTGAAGCCCTTGTAGCTCTTGGTCCCCGGGGGCAGCTGCATCTTGGCCTCCAGGTCGCCGAGCCTGAGG
Encoded here:
- a CDS encoding DUF58 domain-containing protein; this translates as MWTKKSVLVLGLAVTLTFLGLVFRNLALEMTSVALLSYLLVSLFLVRVSRVIPQRRLSSEKLFEDGDITVQLSLHNKSLTRTGFLEVRDKVPKQLDVRDGSNYLIVDLRGGEKTTISYRIVAPLRGIYQIGPVSLRSQDVYALFYEEVNIEDVQNITVFPRIEEIKDITIKARSLKLYPGATPVKRPGPGSEFFLVRDYLPGDPFKNINWKQYASKRKLLVNEHEVEAVSDVVIILDSREFSKYGTEANNAIMYGARAAATLTNFFLKRRDSVGLIVYGEKLLTIKQGSGQKQLFEVLTALAGAKPEGNLPFKGVVDYTAPFLPKRSPILIISSLDGDDTFAEGVSTLRVLEYPVIIICPSSIEFEMAARAKTRQGIGDPLPYEILKLEREILLSDLRGYGANVIDWDPKTPLLAVLRETKRI
- a CDS encoding MoxR family ATPase — translated: MAEIQEVATTARALMGEVSKAIIGKSEVLLKVATTILANGHMLFEDFPGLAKTLMANCFAQALGCTFKRIQFTPDLLPADITGTYVYDEKDNEFKFRPGPIFTNILLADEINRAPPKTQAALLEAMQEKQVTIEGVTHKLPRPFIVMATQNPIEQEGTYPLPEAQVDRFMVKMSVGYPNREEEKEILIRRELRRKDDVDLEVITNPKKVIEMQQVVEKVHVDPALLTYIVEIVTRTREDPRVLVGSSPRGSLALFKLGRAFAVINGRDYITPDDIKFVAVVALQHRLILKPEPRIRGVLPEDILKKILAEVPVPAV